Proteins from a genomic interval of Flammeovirgaceae bacterium SG7u.111:
- a CDS encoding GAF domain-containing protein, whose product MTFEEYTPSPEKLKERVRINTRKINKIFYYTMPLGMLISLVLATIYGNFEFAIWSSASVLLTFYGAKFFTRKHPVFHKYLTAIVLALFSLQYIFQSGNGPNVLLTFLVFNTVLILYNNWRVLGVSMLSGTVVSIFGMMSNLGYKYWGLPEIIQDTGSTGIEQGVELANIGLSIIHFTLCVLVSNYFKKESYQNIKYVLYLEEQLNIEENTKLANDIAKGVLDGEYKLNEHDMLGEALVEMRENLKGLQSQDEILRWQNKGRAHLNEVLINSNNINDLSEQLILNLVNYMGVYQGGFYVLEKDEEGAEILVLNAHYAYDVPDSVSLKYYVGEGLVGEAAKGKKTILIDNVPSNYSNIVSGLGSALPENILLVPLVFRDNVAGVVEIASFKQFKPHEVEFVEGLAESIAVTINSANSKDETSRILMEAQQMNEEMKNQEEAMRLNMEMMAEGQEEIERLNAQMSSTMQAIDSSFATIEYSTEEGKILSCNERFEEIFGYSERELQKETYELFALEGDKNTEDYKQFWKEVLEGATKSVTVNRLSKNGQVVQLRGHYSPIYDMNGELEKVMNICYDLSSDNV is encoded by the coding sequence ATGACTTTCGAAGAATACACCCCTTCTCCAGAGAAGCTTAAGGAGCGTGTAAGAATCAACACCAGAAAAATCAATAAGATTTTTTATTATACAATGCCTCTTGGGATGTTGATCAGTTTGGTGTTGGCTACCATTTATGGCAACTTCGAATTTGCTATTTGGTCTTCGGCAAGTGTTTTACTAACATTTTACGGTGCTAAGTTTTTTACGAGAAAGCACCCTGTTTTCCATAAGTATTTGACGGCTATTGTATTGGCTTTATTTTCTCTACAATATATTTTCCAGTCGGGAAATGGACCCAATGTGCTGTTGACTTTTTTAGTATTCAATACTGTTCTTATTCTTTACAATAACTGGAGAGTATTAGGGGTTTCGATGCTTTCAGGAACTGTTGTTTCAATTTTTGGAATGATGAGTAACCTAGGCTACAAATACTGGGGGTTGCCAGAAATAATTCAAGATACAGGTAGTACAGGCATTGAACAAGGGGTTGAATTAGCCAATATTGGACTGTCTATCATTCATTTTACCCTTTGTGTGCTTGTTAGTAACTATTTCAAAAAGGAGTCTTATCAGAATATTAAATATGTTCTATACCTTGAGGAACAGTTGAATATTGAGGAAAATACGAAGTTGGCAAATGATATAGCTAAGGGAGTGTTGGATGGTGAGTATAAACTGAACGAGCACGATATGCTTGGTGAGGCTTTGGTAGAGATGAGGGAAAACTTAAAAGGGTTACAAAGCCAAGATGAAATTTTGAGGTGGCAAAATAAAGGTAGGGCACATCTGAATGAGGTGCTGATCAATAGCAATAACATCAATGACCTTTCAGAGCAGCTGATTTTGAATTTGGTGAACTACATGGGGGTATATCAAGGAGGTTTTTATGTGCTTGAAAAAGATGAAGAAGGAGCTGAAATCCTTGTGCTAAATGCCCATTATGCCTACGATGTTCCCGATAGTGTTTCCCTGAAGTATTATGTAGGAGAAGGGTTGGTAGGAGAGGCCGCAAAGGGGAAAAAGACAATTTTGATTGATAATGTACCTAGCAATTATTCCAATATTGTATCGGGATTGGGTAGTGCCCTTCCAGAAAATATATTACTTGTTCCCTTAGTTTTTAGGGATAATGTAGCTGGGGTAGTTGAAATAGCATCGTTTAAGCAATTTAAGCCACATGAGGTCGAATTTGTTGAGGGGCTGGCAGAAAGTATAGCCGTGACCATAAACTCTGCCAATTCAAAAGATGAGACTTCTCGAATATTGATGGAGGCGCAGCAGATGAACGAAGAGATGAAAAACCAAGAAGAGGCGATGCGTTTGAATATGGAGATGATGGCGGAGGGGCAAGAGGAGATTGAGAGGCTCAATGCTCAGATGTCGAGTACTATGCAGGCGATAGATTCAAGTTTTGCAACTATAGAATATAGTACAGAAGAAGGGAAAATTCTCAGTTGTAATGAACGGTTTGAGGAGATATTTGGCTACTCGGAGCGAGAGCTTCAAAAAGAAACATATGAGTTGTTTGCCTTAGAAGGTGATAAAAATACCGAAGATTATAAGCAGTTTTGGAAAGAAGTATTGGAGGGAGCTACTAAATCTGTAACGGTAAATCGTTTATCGAAAAATGGGCAAGTAGTACAACTTAGGGGTCACTACTCACCCATTTACGATATGAATGGTGAATTGGAAAAGGTGATGAATATTTGCTACGACCTTTCCTCTGATAACGTTTAG
- a CDS encoding S-adenosylmethionine:tRNA ribosyltransferase-isomerase, whose translation MISISELEKIKISDFNYQLPEKHIAKFPLKERDKAKMLVYKDGNISHELFHDIRNHLGKNDTLCFNNTKVLPARLYFQKPTGATIEVFLLHPVAPTPVIQEAMLVKNEAIWACKIGNLKRWKEGSLQRKLVIEGKEITLSATVEDRDNLLVKLQWNDAQLNFVDVVQEAGNIPLPPYLKRASELSDTDDYQTVYSEREGAVAAPTAGLHFTTELLDELKVNGVLEEALTLHVSAGTFQPVSDEQVSKHKMHKEQVLVSKKNLETILEKRQVTAVGTTSLRTLESIYWYGEKLLREGMDSEFFIEKLAPYQEKQLPSLEEAVQAILNKMKKEGVEEIYGETEIFIFPGYDFKVCDKLITNYHLPKSTLILLIAAFVGEDWRKIYSEALNHNYRFLSYGDASLLYRKA comes from the coding sequence ATGATTTCAATTTCAGAACTAGAAAAAATAAAAATAAGCGATTTCAATTACCAATTACCAGAAAAGCATATTGCAAAGTTCCCCCTCAAAGAGCGGGACAAGGCAAAAATGCTGGTATATAAAGATGGTAACATCAGCCATGAACTTTTCCACGATATCCGTAACCATCTGGGTAAAAATGACACTTTATGCTTCAATAACACCAAAGTACTTCCCGCAAGGCTCTATTTCCAAAAGCCTACAGGTGCTACCATAGAAGTTTTTTTGCTACATCCGGTAGCACCCACTCCTGTAATTCAAGAGGCAATGCTGGTTAAAAACGAAGCAATTTGGGCTTGTAAAATTGGCAACCTAAAACGGTGGAAGGAAGGTAGTTTACAACGTAAGTTGGTTATAGAAGGCAAAGAGATAACCCTCTCCGCTACAGTGGAAGACAGGGATAATTTATTGGTAAAACTCCAGTGGAACGATGCCCAACTCAATTTTGTAGATGTGGTACAAGAGGCTGGAAATATCCCGCTCCCACCCTACCTCAAAAGAGCCTCAGAGCTCAGCGATACCGATGATTACCAAACGGTGTACAGCGAGCGTGAAGGAGCAGTTGCAGCACCTACTGCCGGCTTGCATTTTACTACAGAGTTGCTAGATGAGCTAAAAGTCAATGGCGTGCTAGAAGAAGCCCTAACCCTCCATGTGAGTGCAGGAACGTTTCAGCCCGTTTCGGATGAGCAAGTCAGCAAACACAAAATGCACAAAGAGCAGGTGTTGGTAAGCAAGAAAAACTTGGAAACTATTTTGGAAAAAAGGCAAGTGACCGCAGTAGGTACCACCTCACTTCGAACCTTGGAAAGTATTTACTGGTATGGTGAAAAACTGCTTAGAGAAGGGATGGACAGCGAATTTTTCATTGAAAAACTTGCCCCTTACCAAGAAAAACAGCTTCCCAGTTTGGAAGAAGCCGTTCAAGCAATTCTGAATAAAATGAAAAAAGAAGGAGTAGAAGAAATTTATGGGGAAACGGAAATATTCATCTTCCCTGGCTACGACTTCAAAGTTTGCGATAAGCTTATCACAAACTACCATTTGCCTAAAAGTACCCTAATACTTCTCATTGCTGCATTTGTAGGAGAAGACTGGCGGAAAATTTACAGCGAAGCACTGAACCACAACTACCGCTTTTTGAGCTATGGCGATGCTTCGCTACTTTACAGAAAAGCCTAA
- a CDS encoding quinone-dependent dihydroorotate dehydrogenase: MYKLVRPLLFTVDPETIHERIVKFLKTGMKLPLASSISQGLYNTSDPILEKEVFGIKFPSPVGLAAGFDKDAKLVDELANLGFGFIEIGTVTPKGQGGNPKPRLFRLPADSGLINRMGFNNGGVEEALERLKKRKSKVIVGGNIGKNKVTPNENAVDDYIICFNKLFDFVDYFTVNVSSPNTPNLRELQDKEPLTNLLNTLQEENNKRENPKPILLKIAPDLTNSQLDDIVEIAETTKISGVIATNTTIDRSKLTTPAEEVEAIGNGGLSGKPLTKRSTEVIAYLYKKSGKKLKIIGVGGIHTPEDAIEKLEAGASLIQVYTGFIYEGPGFVKALNKGIAKYLRSK; the protein is encoded by the coding sequence ATGTACAAACTTGTCAGACCCCTTTTGTTTACAGTCGATCCTGAAACTATTCACGAACGCATAGTAAAATTTTTGAAAACAGGAATGAAGCTTCCTTTGGCTTCTTCTATCAGCCAAGGCTTGTACAATACAAGTGACCCTATTTTGGAAAAGGAAGTGTTCGGAATCAAGTTCCCTTCTCCTGTTGGGCTTGCCGCTGGTTTCGACAAGGATGCAAAGTTAGTGGATGAACTGGCAAATTTAGGGTTTGGCTTCATAGAAATTGGTACGGTAACCCCGAAAGGGCAAGGGGGAAACCCAAAACCAAGGTTATTCAGACTTCCTGCCGACAGTGGGCTCATCAACAGGATGGGGTTTAATAATGGAGGTGTGGAAGAAGCATTGGAGCGTTTGAAGAAACGGAAGTCAAAGGTAATAGTAGGAGGGAATATTGGGAAAAACAAAGTGACCCCTAACGAAAATGCCGTTGATGATTACATTATCTGCTTCAATAAACTATTCGATTTTGTCGATTATTTTACTGTAAATGTAAGCTCTCCCAATACTCCTAACTTGAGGGAGTTGCAGGATAAAGAACCGCTCACCAACTTGCTCAATACACTTCAAGAAGAGAACAATAAGAGAGAAAACCCAAAGCCAATCTTGTTGAAAATTGCTCCAGATTTGACCAATAGCCAACTGGACGATATTGTTGAAATAGCAGAGACTACAAAAATTAGTGGGGTGATAGCTACTAACACTACTATTGACCGAAGTAAACTCACTACTCCGGCTGAGGAGGTGGAAGCGATAGGAAATGGAGGGTTAAGTGGTAAACCGTTGACGAAGCGCTCAACAGAAGTCATTGCTTACCTGTACAAAAAATCGGGTAAGAAATTGAAAATTATAGGGGTAGGGGGGATTCACACTCCCGAAGATGCGATAGAAAAACTAGAAGCAGGGGCTAGTTTGATTCAGGTTTATACAGGGTTTATTTATGAAGGACCTGGTTTTGTGAAAGCGTTAAATAAGGGAATAGCAAAATACCTGCGTTCCAAATAA
- a CDS encoding leucine-rich repeat domain-containing protein, with product MHYKRFTPLLKMMLIIIVLLSLNMEAGATMLPSAGEIRQAKGKDSLSMEWWNGLDQIWQKVFLKALNKNDSVISEGDIEAIYSLKAINCAGAPISSLEPLKNLDSLQLLNLIKTPVTDLSPLENIGQLQKVNCTFSKVSPEELDRFRSSRNDLTVYPVLFPEWWQGVDDEWKKVFRKNAKFKGEPSLMELNRIYDLNRIICTGGGVNENKILDLKALTELKNVKILYITGSNVKSLAPIADITGLKILHCSNTKITSIEEIKNLTELEDLDISMTLVDDLEPIRNMHQLTKVSLYETKITSIEELSEMKNLKELYVSDTEIPDISVLADKKQMTKLYCANTQITSLESLAELTEMRELRIFGTKINDLRPIAKMRKLESLSISNTGIADLSMIATFGNLSDLNISGTKVTDIAPVQRLKKLETIDLSGTEIKDLSPLSELFRLKSVWCPFTPVSSLRFAERLRQLEYVDCSETNVSEDEIVWFKKMKPNSSIN from the coding sequence AGATTCGCTTTCGATGGAATGGTGGAATGGGCTCGATCAAATTTGGCAAAAGGTCTTCTTAAAAGCTCTGAACAAAAACGACAGCGTAATAAGCGAAGGGGATATTGAAGCAATTTACAGCCTAAAAGCCATAAATTGTGCAGGAGCACCTATCAGTAGTCTAGAGCCTTTAAAGAACCTAGACAGCCTACAGTTGTTGAACTTAATCAAAACTCCAGTTACCGACTTGAGCCCGCTTGAAAACATTGGGCAACTCCAAAAAGTAAATTGTACTTTTTCGAAAGTTAGCCCCGAAGAGCTAGATAGGTTCAGAAGCTCAAGAAATGACCTTACCGTTTACCCCGTGCTTTTTCCAGAGTGGTGGCAAGGAGTGGATGACGAGTGGAAAAAAGTGTTCAGGAAAAATGCTAAATTCAAAGGAGAGCCCTCGCTTATGGAGCTCAATAGAATTTATGACCTGAATAGAATCATTTGTACTGGTGGAGGTGTTAATGAGAATAAGATCCTAGATCTAAAGGCATTGACTGAACTAAAAAATGTAAAAATTCTTTACATCACAGGCTCAAATGTAAAGTCCTTAGCTCCTATCGCTGACATCACGGGCTTAAAAATCCTTCATTGCTCCAATACCAAAATCACTTCTATAGAAGAAATCAAAAACCTTACAGAGCTTGAAGATTTAGATATTTCGATGACGTTGGTAGATGACCTTGAGCCTATTCGTAACATGCACCAGCTCACTAAAGTTTCGCTTTACGAAACTAAAATCACGAGCATAGAGGAATTAAGTGAGATGAAAAACCTGAAAGAGTTATATGTATCTGATACAGAAATACCTGATATTTCTGTATTGGCTGATAAGAAGCAAATGACAAAGCTTTATTGCGCCAATACGCAAATAACCTCGCTGGAGTCACTGGCTGAGCTTACAGAAATGAGGGAGTTAAGAATTTTTGGTACGAAGATCAATGACCTTCGCCCAATTGCAAAAATGCGTAAACTAGAGTCATTAAGCATCTCAAACACAGGAATTGCTGACCTTTCTATGATTGCTACTTTTGGCAACCTTTCCGACCTTAATATTTCAGGAACAAAAGTTACAGACATAGCTCCAGTGCAAAGACTCAAAAAGCTTGAAACCATTGACTTATCGGGAACAGAAATAAAAGACCTTAGTCCTCTTTCTGAGCTATTTAGATTGAAGTCAGTTTGGTGCCCTTTTACCCCCGTTTCTTCTCTCAGGTTCGCTGAAAGATTGAGGCAATTAGAGTATGTAGATTGCTCTGAAACCAATGTAAGCGAAGATGAAATAGTTTGGTTCAAAAAGATGAAACCTAATAGTTCAATCAATTAA